In one Plasmodium vivax chromosome 4, whole genome shotgun sequence genomic region, the following are encoded:
- a CDS encoding hypothetical protein, conserved (encoded by transcript PVX_002660A), translated as MTEEKSHNEPTKNESSENKYLSQIYSFLNSSYIKSSFESKPEHGQNKKKRRHLSSRKAYGYLVRRFKKVAIECDLYLEEIQVQNENEKFIVQIFGRNSVTLKKLYRKKKLINHYFFLLILFNILSNLPYTIIPIQKFVDICDSYISRGVKLLMKLNASHYGRKKRIHKIYFESVLYLFVSIWNNHYFDFSLSNTMVILTFFYKIYIILKKLEIRNVNLFDNIYVLCASYVNKINCMLWFSTYLIIKRMLIDECEIKIIKKKKTFLVLPIFIDIIKILDVYDEIIKKTNVSSLVKLYEELKLFLLFFFHKLLYNLITEQDMLPRNIFKYLQISNNIASNRRRRSGKGDDSHKRDSSELHNSFYKYTNSINENFVFFSFFENFCLFNTFTEREKTNDFYSSLSLSFNSINSTSSSNENDQGRGAKYAKGYDESPEQGNNDAFRQHEESEKSSQIIRMHKHKIDILDMQYNHFFIHKYKNENKFILLIKSYFNDYLCALVNSLYIYSKIIYADRKYGAADCEDDGGPGEGLHKEGSNSGAEDRLNRNEDGHKMGEQRGDLHESPPLVVRSAALSLGPPGEKPHDGEENCSVDRKLGETEFGADKTASIHIGATDVAALRMGPGEVGEFHLIHRQKVQRQEGNALKSKEKKRKAGKFPHAHAKIVNALTSFVEVIYKNIFKKVIKKIHTCKSISDLKLYSYIEKIYANDTYYCLKKRLKKFCFVLFFSVTLKNLIKSYIYKIKKEKVSKKNLEDFQSVLIYDTCSFIKIYNQLREANCKDFFSNKYINFLVYVKTVITLPRQKLLLCPVKNRHFFFYIKSKRVDIHFDSFVEECKLTNQQMSGEKTLPNFSQQDYYVLPNSINSQISRTKYYAADEANQLAEHPRKNILEQAIYNIFQSLNPFSNVQRRSDADSYSGWDANQEYSSIKSVHDRRRAPYDSSTSVDTDGFVEERKGKGMSKEERRREKEKGIGRRRKKKKKDEERRRKKKKKNYERGQVESGAERRNGSASQSEIMNNSGSEKKKSATSSCTSEGEQCDGVTAQESQGSVSPGESKSEGENNNSGVDNNSGVEWHSYNEHSYSSQSDVSSLHSGDLEERKSPQGRSNESPFEMTPEEKKYCMKVYMKNSSEQFDRKVMILKNDKIYFYNSEYSISYDSFYFLMEIKKIYSCDGFFDSLINSQRISVVNSTYSSTEDEEFYSRSAGSLSSESGWQKCGFDAKIIFHNSLRKNIQLMFIDESYEKMVSRINSSLVHETDRTFAYTHLSYDEGVERDLLREYLQLNMNEQGETSKSFSSNDSSSSLPNGEPRGGSSSDKRSDAESDTGSDRRCDERSGGFVEETEEGSGRDATRSYEKFQSSDEAEVPHSAGEKGDREKSERQKGTRPSAARDGENLLNKILQDNQDLLQRKKRGDQGKLKRYPNLIEYKYSSSSTDIYIRQRKYFSKKKKIKVRKENKMKLFKNIDKNDIYNLFYEEICRLCKNKNNNISKTNSDDLFFHKSVNKLYRTANLG; from the exons atgacagaagaaaaaagtcATAACGAACCAACCAAGAATGAAAGCAGCGAAAATAAGTACCTCTCCCAAATATACTCCTTCCTGAATTCCAGTTATATTAAAAGTTCTTTTGAAAGTAAGCCTGAACATGGTcagaacaaaaagaagagaagacATTTGTCTTCTCGAAAGGCGTATGGCTACCTTGTGCGGAGGTTTAAGAAG GTTGCCATCGAATGCGACTTATACTTGGAAGAAATTCAagttcaaaatgaaaatgagaAATTCATCGTTCAAATATTTGGGAGGAACTCCGTCACGTTAAAGAAACTTTACAGAAAGAAAAAGCTGATTaaccattattttttcctcctcattttgttcAACATCCTGTCCAATTTGCCCTACACCATTATACCAATTCAGAAG TTTGTAGACATTTGCGACAGTTACATAAGTCGAGGCGTGAAACTCCTGATGAAGTTGAATGCTTCCCACTACGGTAGGAAGAAGCGAATTCACAAAATTTACTTCGAGTCG GTTCTCTACCTATTTGTGTCAATCTGGAATAATCACTATTTTGACTTTTCCCTGTCCAACACCATg gtaattttgacctttttttacaaaatttacattatcCTGAAAAAGCTGGAAATCCGGAACGTAAACCTGTTTGACAACATATACGTGCTGTGCGCGTCCTatgtgaacaaaataaactgCATGTTGTG GTTCAGCACGTACCTCATCATCAAGCGGATGCTCATAGACGAGtgcgaaataaaaatcatcaagaagaaaaaaacctTCCTGGTTTTGCCCATTTTCATCGACATTATAAAAATCCTGGACGTGTACGacgaaattataaaaaaaacaaacgtaAGTTCCCTGGTCAAGTTGTACGAAGAGCTGAaattatttctccttttttttttccacaagtTGCTGTACAATTTGATAACAGAGCAGGACATGCTTCCGcgcaacatttttaaatacctCCAAATTAGTAATAACATCGCTTCCAACcggagaaggagaagtggCAAGGGGGACGATTCCCATAAGAGGGACTCCAGTGAACTGCATAACAGCTTTTACAAGTACACCAATTCGATCAACGagaatttcgtttttttctcctttttcgaaaattttTGCTTGTTTAACACGTTCACAGAGAGGGAAAAGACAAACGATTTTTATTCCTCCTTGTCCCTTTCGTTCAACTCGATAAATTCGACCAGCTCTTCTAACGAAAATGACCAAGGGAGGGGTGCGAAGTATGCAAAGGGGTATGACGAATCACCTGAACAAGGCAATAATGATGCCTTCAGACAACATGAAGAAAGCGAAAAGTCGTCCCAAATTATAAGAATGCACaaacacaaaattgacaTCCTAGATATGCAATACAATCACTTCTTCATtcataaatacaaaaatgaaaataaatttattttactcaTCAAGAGTTACTTCAATGATTACTTGTGTGCTCTCGTGAACAGCCTGTACATTTACTCGAAAATTATTTACGCCGATAGGAAATATGGAGCAGCTGATTGTGAAGATGATGGCGGTCCTGGAGAGGGGCTCCACAAGGAAGGTAGCAACTCAGGGGCGGAGGATCGGCTAAACCGAAATGAAGACGGACACAAAATGGGTGAGCAGAGGGGGGATCTCCACGAGTCGCCCCCCTTGGTGGTGCGTTCGGCGGCACTGTCCTTaggcccccccggggagaaGCCGCACGACGGTGAGGAAAATTGCAGTGTAGATCGGAAATTGGGCGAAACCGAATTCGGCGCAGATAAGACCGCCTCAATCCATATTGGCGCTACCGACGTGGCCGCCCTCCGAATGGGCCCCGGCGAAGTGGGCGAGTTCCACCTGATCCACAGGCAGAAGGTGCAGCGGCAAGAAGGCAACGCGCTGAAAagcaaggagaaaaaaaggaaagcaggAAAATTCCCCCACGCACACGCCAAAATTGTAAACGCCCTAACAAGCTTCGTGGAagtaatatacaaaaatatattcaaaaaagtgatcaaaaaaatacacacttGCAAAAGCATAAGCGATTTGAAGCTCTATTCatacatagaaaaaatatatgccaaTGACACGTACTACTGCTTAAAAaagaggttaaaaaaattttgcttcGTTCTTTTCTTCTCCGTTACgctcaaaaatttaattaaaagttatatatataaaataaaaaaggaaaaagtgaGCAAAAAGAATTTGGAAGATTTCCAGTCCGTCCTCATATACGACACATGCAGCTTCATCAAAATATACAATCAACTGAGGGAAGCCAATTGcaaagattttttttcaaataaatatatcaactTCCTCGTGTATGTAAAAACTGTTATTACATTGCCACGGCAGAAGCTGCTACTCTGCCCGGTTAAAAACagacacttttttttctacataaaGAGTAAGCGAGTGGACATCCATTTTGACAGCTTCGTGGAAGAGTGCAAGCTGACAAATCAGCAAATGAGCGGTGAAAAGACGCTCCCCAATTTTTCCCAACAGGATTATTATGTACTTCCAAACAGCATAAACTCGCAAATTTCGCGAACCAAGTATTACGCAGCAGATGAGGCAAATCAGCTGGCAGAACATCCAAGGAAAAACATCCTTGAACAGGCCATTTACAACATATTTCAGTCGCTCAATCCGTTCAGCAACGTGCAAAGGAGAAGCGATGCGGATAGCTACTCCGGATGGGACGCTAATCAGGAATATAGCTCCATCAAATCTGTCCACGACAGGAGGAGGGCCCCCTATGACAGCTCCACCAGCGTCGACACAGACGGGTTTGTCGAGGaacggaaaggaaaaggaatgagcaaagaggaaagaagaagggagaaagaaaaaggaatagggagaagaagaaagaagaagaagaaagacgaagaaagaagaagaaaaaaaaaaaaaaaaaattatgaacgtGGTCAGGTGGAAAGTGGCGCGGAAAGGCGAAATGGCTCAGCTAGCCAAAGCGAAATTATGAACAATTcgggaagtgaaaaaaaaaaatcagccaCGAGTTCCTGCACGTCGGAGGGCGAACAATGTGATGGAGTCACCGCGCAGGAGTCCCAGGGGAGCGTTTCCCCTGGAGAGAGTAAAAGCGAAGGTGAAAACAACAACTCAGGTGTAGACAACAACTCAGGTGTAGAATGGCACTCTTATAACGAACACAGCTATAGCAGCCAATCCGACGTGAGCAGCCTGCACAGCGGAGACCTCGAAGAACGGAAGTCCCCTCAGGGGAGGTCGAACGAAAGCCCGTTCGAAATGACGccggaagaaaaaaagtactGCATGAAGGTGTACATGAAAAATTCCAGCGAACAGTTTGACAGAAAAGTgatgattttaaaaaatgacaaaatttatttttacaactctGAGTATTCCATATCATACGATTCCTTCTACTTCCtcatggaaataaaaaaaatatattcgtgCGATGGTTTCTTCGATTCGCTCATCAATTCGCAACGGATAAGTGTCGTCAACTCCACGTACTCCTCCACGGAGGATGAGGAGTTTTACTCCAGGAGCGCGGGCAGCCTTTCGTCCGAGAGCGGCTGGCAGAAGTGCGGCTTCGACGCGAAAATA ATTTTCCACAACTCGCTGCGCAAAAACATACAGCTCATGTTCATTGATGAGTCCTACGAAAAAATGGTGAGCAGGATAAACAGCTCCCTAGTACACGAAACGGACAGGACATTCGCATACACCCACTTGAGTTACGATGAGGGAGTGGAAAGAGACCTACTGCGCGAGTATCTCCAACTAAATATGAACGAGCAAGGCGAAACTTCTAAAAGTTTCAGCTCCAATGACAGCAGCAGTTCCCTTCCAAATGGTGAGCCACGTGGGGGGTCGAGCAGCGACAAGCGGAGTGATGCAGAAAGTGATACTGGAAGTGATCGGCGCTGTGACGAGCGCAGCGGCGGTTTCGTGGAGGAGACGGAGGAGGGCTCCGGCAGGGATGCCACTCGTTCGTACGAGAAATTCCAGTCGAGCGACGAGGCGGAAGTCCCGCACAGCGCAGGTGAAAAGGGCGATCGTGAGAAGAGCGAACGTCAGAAGGGCACACGTCCGTCTGCCGCGCGCGATGGAGAAAACCTGCTGAACAAAATCCTGCAGGACAACCAGGACCTTCtgcagaggaaaaaaagaggagaccAAGGAAAACTGAAAAGGTACCCAAACTTAATCGAGTACAAATACTCGTCGAGCAGCACGGACATTTATATAAGGCagaggaaatatttttccaaaaaaaaaaaaataaaagtccggaaggaaaacaaaatgaagcttttcaaaaatatcgacaaaaatgacatttacaatttattttacgaGGAAATTTGCAGACTGTgcaagaacaaaaataacaacatTTCGAAGACGAATTCGGACGACCTCTTCTTCCACAAGTCTGTGAACAAGCTGTACCGGACGGCCAACCTGGGCTAG